The following coding sequences lie in one Sinorhizobium fredii USDA 257 genomic window:
- the traG gene encoding Ti-type conjugative transfer system protein TraG, protein MAIRARPHPSLLLILLPVAVTTFAVYVVGCRWPGLAAGMSGKTAYWFLRASPVPALLFGPLAGLLAVWALPLHRRRPVAMASLACFLTVAGFYALREFGRLSPSVESGALSWDRALSYLDMVAVIGAVTGFMAVAVSARISIVVPEPMKRAKRGIFGDAAWLPMSAAARLFPDDGEIVVGERYRVDKDIVHELPFDPNDSSTWGKGGKAPLLTYKQDFDSTHMLFFAGSGGYKTTSNVVPTALRYSGPLICLDPSTEVAPMVVEHRTRVLGREVMVLDPTNPIMGFNVLDGIENSRQKEEDIVGIAHMLLSESVRFESSTGSYFQNQAHNLLTGLLAHVMLSPEYAGRRNLRCLRKIVSEPEPSVLAMLRDIQEHSASVFIRETLGVFTNMTEQTFSGVYSTASKDTQWLSLDSYAALVCGRAFESSDIVSAKKDVFLNIPASILRSYPGIGRVIIGSLINAMIRADGAFERRALFMLDEVDLLGYMRGLEEARDRGRKYGITMMLMYQSVGQMERHFGKDGATSWIDGCAFASYAAIKALDTARNVSAQCGEMTVEVKGSSRNIGWNTKNSASRKSESVNFQRRPLIMPHEITQSMRKDEQIVIVQGNSPIRCGRAIYFRRKEMDQAAKANRFVK, encoded by the coding sequence ATGGCAATAAGGGCAAGACCGCATCCGAGCCTGTTGCTCATTCTCTTGCCCGTCGCCGTCACCACCTTTGCGGTCTATGTCGTCGGCTGCCGCTGGCCGGGGCTCGCCGCCGGCATGTCGGGCAAGACGGCATATTGGTTCCTTCGGGCATCGCCCGTGCCGGCGCTTTTGTTCGGGCCGCTCGCCGGCCTTTTGGCCGTTTGGGCCTTGCCATTGCACCGGCGAAGGCCGGTGGCGATGGCGAGCCTCGCCTGTTTTCTGACGGTCGCCGGCTTCTACGCGCTGCGTGAATTCGGCCGCCTGTCCCCGTCCGTGGAAAGCGGCGCATTATCATGGGACCGGGCGCTCTCCTATCTCGACATGGTCGCCGTCATCGGCGCGGTCACTGGTTTCATGGCAGTAGCGGTCTCCGCCCGCATCTCCATCGTCGTGCCCGAACCGATGAAGCGTGCCAAGCGCGGTATCTTCGGAGACGCCGCCTGGCTGCCGATGTCGGCGGCGGCAAGGCTGTTCCCGGATGACGGCGAGATCGTCGTCGGCGAACGATACCGCGTCGACAAGGATATCGTCCATGAACTGCCGTTCGATCCGAACGATAGCAGCACATGGGGAAAGGGCGGCAAAGCCCCTTTGCTCACCTACAAGCAGGACTTCGATTCCACGCATATGCTGTTCTTTGCCGGGTCGGGGGGATACAAGACGACCAGCAACGTCGTGCCGACGGCGCTGCGCTACAGCGGACCGCTGATCTGCCTCGATCCCTCGACCGAGGTCGCGCCAATGGTGGTCGAGCACCGAACCCGCGTCCTTGGCCGCGAGGTGATGGTGCTCGATCCGACAAATCCGATCATGGGCTTCAATGTGCTCGACGGGATCGAGAACTCGCGGCAAAAGGAGGAGGATATTGTCGGTATCGCGCACATGCTGCTGTCGGAAAGCGTGCGCTTCGAAAGCTCGACCGGATCCTATTTCCAGAACCAGGCGCACAATCTCCTGACCGGCCTGCTCGCGCATGTGATGCTGTCGCCCGAATATGCCGGACGGCGAAACTTGCGCTGTCTCCGGAAGATCGTTTCCGAGCCGGAACCCTCGGTGCTCGCGATGCTGCGCGACATTCAGGAGCATTCCGCGTCCGTCTTCATCCGCGAAACGCTTGGCGTTTTCACCAACATGACCGAGCAGACGTTCAGTGGCGTCTATTCGACCGCCTCGAAGGATACGCAGTGGCTGTCACTCGACAGTTACGCCGCCCTTGTTTGCGGCCGCGCCTTCGAGTCGAGCGATATCGTATCAGCCAAAAAGGACGTGTTCCTGAACATCCCGGCGTCAATCCTGCGCTCTTATCCGGGCATCGGCCGCGTCATCATCGGGTCGCTGATCAATGCCATGATACGGGCAGACGGCGCATTCGAGCGCCGCGCTCTCTTCATGCTGGATGAGGTCGACCTTCTCGGCTACATGCGCGGGCTCGAGGAGGCGCGCGACCGCGGCCGCAAGTACGGCATCACGATGATGCTGATGTACCAGTCGGTCGGGCAGATGGAGCGGCATTTCGGGAAAGACGGCGCGACGTCGTGGATCGACGGCTGCGCTTTTGCCTCCTATGCCGCGATCAAGGCGCTCGACACGGCGCGCAACGTCTCGGCGCAGTGCGGCGAAATGACGGTGGAGGTGAAGGGAAGCTCCCGCAACATCGGCTGGAACACAAAGAACAGCGCCTCGCGCAAATCGGAAAGCGTCAACTTCCAGCGCCGGCCGCTGATCATGCCGCACGAGATCACCCAATCCATGCGCAAGGATGAACAGATCGTCATCGTGCAGGGCAATAGTCCGATACGCTGCGGGCGGGCGATCTACTTCCGGCGGAAGGAGATGGATCAGGCTGCCAAGGCCAACCGCTTCGTCAAGTGA
- a CDS encoding DUF736 domain-containing protein, whose product MATTIATLTQKTDGSLEGVFATIRVNAPIAIVPNASKASEEAPDYRVIHRKTGFEIGAAWNRIARQTGEEYLSVKLEAPEIGVIFGNLAPAPGGDPNRKVILWNNPA is encoded by the coding sequence ATGGCCACCACGATCGCAACCCTGACGCAGAAGACCGACGGCAGCCTCGAAGGCGTCTTCGCCACCATCCGGGTCAACGCCCCGATCGCCATCGTCCCGAACGCCAGCAAAGCAAGCGAAGAAGCCCCCGACTACCGGGTCATCCATCGCAAGACAGGCTTCGAGATAGGCGCCGCCTGGAACCGCATCGCCCGCCAGACCGGTGAAGAATACCTCTCGGTCAAGCTGGAGGCGCCGGAGATCGGGGTGATCTTCGGCAACCTTGCTCCGGCCCCTGGCGGCGATCCGAACCGCAAGGTCATCCTCTGGAACAACCCGGCCTGA
- a CDS encoding DUF1173 domain-containing protein, protein MRRFLIGDRSFDEDSVEFQALLPRAYEHKLRPHCRCKEPAVAMYIARLDGQYFVKRMPLSGRDHDPACSSYEPPYELSGLGPLVGNAIQIDATGRTAVKLDFSMTKRSPRAASSLPTESSEPAIRNETKKLSLRAMLHYLWEMGELTEWRSSWAGKRGWGRVRTSLMNAASQTTARGAHLSDMLFVPEVFHQEDKEAIAARRSAALAGAQASGTGPRTLMIAVAEVKECTAAREGHRITLRHLPFPFMIEEGPWKRLNARYETELELWRSNKECHLILIATFGISVSGVAAVEEVAMMVVNEDWIPFESVHERHLLERLARLRRKSVKGLRFNLSRDQPIVSVTLPEQGPSPVALFIVPPGASEDYERALAEMIESRPEMTPWVWRVAEGEMPRLP, encoded by the coding sequence GTGCGACGATTTCTGATCGGCGACAGGTCATTCGATGAGGATTCTGTTGAATTCCAGGCCCTCCTCCCCCGCGCCTACGAGCACAAGCTCCGGCCGCATTGCCGGTGCAAGGAACCGGCGGTTGCGATGTACATCGCGCGGCTGGATGGACAGTATTTCGTCAAGCGCATGCCGCTTTCCGGGCGTGATCACGACCCGGCCTGCTCGTCCTATGAGCCTCCGTACGAGTTGTCCGGTCTCGGACCTTTGGTTGGCAACGCGATTCAGATCGATGCCACCGGCCGGACGGCCGTGAAGCTGGACTTTTCGATGACGAAGAGAAGTCCGCGTGCGGCGTCGTCTCTGCCGACGGAGTCGTCGGAGCCCGCCATTCGCAACGAGACGAAGAAGCTCTCGTTGCGGGCCATGCTGCACTACCTGTGGGAAATGGGGGAACTGACCGAATGGCGCTCCTCCTGGGCCGGCAAGCGCGGTTGGGGCCGGGTGCGCACGAGCCTCATGAACGCAGCGTCGCAAACGACGGCGCGAGGCGCGCATCTTAGCGATATGTTGTTCGTGCCTGAGGTTTTTCACCAGGAGGATAAGGAGGCAATTGCCGCGCGCCGGTCGGCCGCACTCGCTGGCGCGCAAGCCTCCGGGACAGGACCGCGCACGCTGATGATCGCCGTAGCGGAAGTGAAGGAGTGCACAGCCGCCCGCGAGGGACACCGGATCACCCTCCGCCATCTCCCCTTTCCCTTCATGATCGAGGAGGGGCCATGGAAGCGGTTGAACGCCAGATACGAAACGGAACTCGAGCTTTGGCGCTCGAACAAAGAATGCCACCTGATCCTGATCGCGACATTCGGGATTTCGGTATCCGGTGTCGCTGCGGTCGAAGAGGTCGCGATGATGGTGGTGAACGAGGACTGGATCCCGTTCGAAAGTGTCCATGAGCGGCATCTACTGGAGAGACTGGCAAGGCTGCGGCGCAAGAGCGTCAAAGGGCTGCGATTCAATCTCTCGCGCGATCAACCGATCGTATCGGTGACCTTGCCGGAGCAGGGGCCCTCCCCGGTGGCGTTGTTCATCGTCCCGCCAGGCGCTAGTGAAGATTATGAGCGCGCTCTCGCGGAAATGATCGAATCAAGACCCGAGATGACCCCATGGGTCTGGCGCGTAGCCGAGGGCGAAATGCCGAGATTGCCGTAA
- a CDS encoding type II toxin-antitoxin system Phd/YefM family antitoxin, which produces MRHFTIRDLSKHIGDVTAVASREPVVLTRHGKSRFVLMSYEHYERMRAGGDPRRGHRVSEMPEEHKELFAAAIDRLANGEGYDAEP; this is translated from the coding sequence ATGCGGCACTTTACGATACGCGACCTGAGCAAGCACATTGGCGATGTCACCGCCGTCGCCAGCCGCGAACCCGTCGTGCTCACTCGGCATGGGAAATCCCGGTTCGTGCTGATGAGCTACGAGCATTACGAGCGAATGCGAGCCGGTGGAGATCCTCGACGCGGCCATCGTGTCTCCGAGATGCCGGAAGAGCACAAGGAACTCTTCGCCGCGGCGATCGACCGGCTGGCGAACGGCGAGGGGTATGATGCCGAGCCGTGA
- a CDS encoding type II toxin-antitoxin system VapC family toxin, with translation MISHLLDTNAVIALIGRKSDTLVSRVLHSPQGSIGLPSVVAYELYFGAQKSAKVQHNLETLRLLMSDFPILDFDQNDAFVAGEIRAALAAKGTPISPYDVLIAGQAKARGLTLVTNNVGEFNRVENLRVEDWSL, from the coding sequence GTGATCTCGCATCTTCTCGACACGAACGCCGTCATTGCCTTGATCGGCCGCAAATCGGATACATTGGTCAGCCGTGTACTCCACAGCCCTCAGGGCAGTATCGGCCTACCGTCGGTCGTCGCGTATGAACTCTATTTCGGAGCGCAGAAAAGCGCGAAGGTCCAGCACAACCTGGAAACCTTGCGTTTGTTGATGTCGGATTTTCCGATCCTTGACTTTGACCAGAACGATGCCTTTGTCGCGGGCGAAATCCGGGCCGCCCTTGCCGCGAAGGGGACGCCCATCAGCCCCTATGACGTGCTGATCGCAGGACAGGCAAAAGCGCGCGGTCTGACCCTCGTCACCAACAATGTCGGCGAGTTCAACAGGGTCGAGAACCTGCGGGTGGAGGATTGGTCGCTGTGA
- a CDS encoding conjugal transfer protein TraD, translated as MTADRKREAREKFLLGGIVVRAGLSKADRAFLLGGLIELASVAPGTAEHRRLRDIGEEAFKAPSLDGGSPGIAETAEWQ; from the coding sequence ATGACGGCTGACCGCAAGCGGGAGGCCCGCGAGAAATTCCTGCTCGGGGGCATTGTCGTCAGGGCGGGACTGTCAAAGGCGGACCGGGCGTTTCTGCTCGGCGGGCTCATCGAACTGGCAAGCGTCGCGCCGGGCACTGCCGAGCATCGGCGGTTGCGCGATATTGGCGAGGAAGCATTCAAGGCTCCCTCGTTGGACGGCGGATCACCTGGCATTGCGGAGACGGCGGAATGGCAATAA
- a CDS encoding type II toxin-antitoxin system Phd/YefM family antitoxin: MPQSRQQTSTPRRVGVREFRGNLTSFLKQVEDGQRFVLTSHHKVVAEIGPPSSDVVTRKPGALRGKIKVADDFDSLPEDVLKSMEDGT; encoded by the coding sequence ATGCCTCAATCCCGGCAGCAGACATCAACTCCCCGCCGTGTCGGCGTGCGGGAATTTCGCGGCAACCTGACGTCCTTCCTCAAGCAGGTCGAAGACGGGCAGAGGTTCGTCCTGACGTCCCATCATAAGGTTGTTGCGGAAATTGGACCGCCGTCGTCAGACGTCGTCACACGGAAACCAGGTGCATTGCGCGGAAAGATCAAAGTTGCCGATGACTTCGACAGCCTGCCGGAGGATGTTCTGAAGTCCATGGAAGATGGGACGTGA
- a CDS encoding DUF2493 domain-containing protein produces the protein MNLTLPLDDAFEPHHASSPTDRFIYEMQIYGHRPFQDEPDPRPLPEEPVVQSALTAIFDAMFEMLGDTRLEPDLEDLLWSTVNLFHRAGERIRRELQRNEDAQRAGQSEQDGSEVKSVELERLIAEGITLLERRNAFEFMRDYAADLFEAQTGSAWRPRTGSKVSHANMTAAMIDSRDFLSARHRAETEVLIPAGTKIAFGGGIDYNDHERVWAKLDQALAKYPDMVLLHGGSPKGAERIAACWAEARKVTQIAFKPNWTKHAKAAPFRRNDDMLSVMPSGVVIFPGSGITGNLSDKARRLGIPVWQAAGDGA, from the coding sequence ATGAATCTTACCTTGCCCCTCGACGACGCCTTCGAGCCCCATCACGCCTCTTCCCCGACCGACCGCTTCATCTATGAGATGCAAATCTACGGCCATCGCCCTTTCCAGGACGAACCAGACCCGCGCCCACTCCCCGAGGAGCCGGTCGTTCAGTCGGCGCTGACTGCGATTTTCGACGCCATGTTCGAGATGCTCGGCGACACGCGGCTGGAACCCGATCTCGAAGATCTGCTCTGGTCAACGGTCAATCTCTTCCACCGCGCCGGCGAGCGCATCCGGCGCGAGCTCCAGCGCAATGAGGACGCGCAGCGCGCCGGACAGAGCGAGCAGGACGGCTCGGAGGTGAAGAGCGTCGAGCTTGAGCGCCTGATCGCCGAGGGCATCACGCTCCTCGAGCGCCGCAACGCCTTCGAGTTCATGCGCGACTATGCAGCCGATCTCTTCGAAGCCCAGACGGGATCCGCCTGGCGGCCGCGGACCGGCTCCAAGGTGAGCCATGCCAACATGACGGCGGCGATGATCGACTCCAGAGATTTCCTTTCCGCTCGCCACCGCGCCGAGACCGAGGTGCTGATCCCGGCCGGCACCAAGATCGCTTTCGGCGGCGGCATCGACTACAACGATCACGAACGGGTCTGGGCGAAACTCGATCAGGCTCTCGCCAAATATCCCGATATGGTGCTCTTGCATGGCGGCTCGCCGAAGGGAGCCGAACGTATCGCCGCCTGCTGGGCCGAGGCCCGCAAGGTGACGCAGATCGCCTTCAAGCCGAACTGGACGAAACATGCCAAGGCGGCACCCTTCCGCCGCAACGACGACATGCTCTCGGTCATGCCATCAGGCGTCGTCATCTTTCCCGGCTCCGGCATCACCGGCAATCTCTCCGACAAGGCCCGCCGACTCGGCATCCCGGTATGGCAGGCTGCAGGAGATGGCGCGTGA
- a CDS encoding AbrB/MazE/SpoVT family DNA-binding domain-containing protein, with amino-acid sequence MPHLARVFQSGNSQAVRLPKEFRFNVERVEITQEGDALILRPHVEAGEPWSSLKAALARGMSEDFMESGREQPEQQDRPELDAVFQ; translated from the coding sequence ATGCCCCATCTTGCACGGGTATTCCAGTCCGGAAACTCGCAGGCCGTCCGCCTGCCGAAAGAATTCCGCTTCAACGTCGAGCGCGTGGAGATCACGCAAGAGGGCGATGCTCTCATCCTCCGCCCGCATGTCGAGGCGGGCGAGCCATGGTCGTCGCTGAAGGCGGCGCTCGCCCGTGGCATGAGTGAAGACTTCATGGAGAGCGGGCGCGAGCAGCCGGAACAACAGGATCGACCGGAGCTTGACGCGGTGTTTCAGTGA
- a CDS encoding TraC family protein, producing MSAKSSLSELDAQIAKLRERRRLLIVKSAERFARAATKSGLAEMEIPDDEVDRILEEIAARFRKEEKKGTAGATASPRRQPSGGSGTPAEVSHDG from the coding sequence ATGAGTGCAAAATCATCACTTTCGGAACTGGATGCCCAGATCGCGAAGCTCCGAGAACGCAGACGACTTTTGATAGTAAAATCCGCGGAGCGCTTCGCCCGCGCCGCCACGAAGTCCGGTCTTGCGGAAATGGAGATCCCCGACGACGAGGTCGATCGGATCCTGGAAGAGATCGCCGCGCGATTTCGCAAAGAGGAGAAGAAGGGGACTGCTGGCGCAACTGCTTCGCCGCGTCGACAGCCAAGTGGCGGGTCTGGAACGCCGGCGGAGGTTTCTCATGACGGCTGA
- a CDS encoding DUF7146 domain-containing protein — translation MLSASKLADRLACDAEAVCRHYLSAGLRAGNYWIVGDVANNKGRSLYVHLTGPRAGRWTDAATGQYGDLLDLLRETCGLVDFRDVADEARQFLSLVQPEPAPSRGGDPHDYPPIDRPAVERARRLLRMTQPLAGTLADSYLRQRAILRASAHPALRFHPSCYYRDLLTGRTTSYPALIAAVTDPSGAITGVHRTFLEASGLDPNGVGKARVDTPRRALGRLLGNAVRFRFPAGGFVPVLTAGEGLESMLSLSHVMPGMPVVSALTASHLASFRLPAGCARLYIAADADAAGRHGIEGLSRRAQSLGILPLVLAPELGDFNEDLRRLGPDRLTVHLRAQLAPEDIQSFLPT, via the coding sequence ATGTTGTCCGCCTCAAAACTGGCCGATCGTCTCGCGTGCGATGCCGAGGCGGTCTGCCGCCACTATCTCTCCGCCGGCCTCCGGGCTGGCAATTACTGGATCGTCGGTGACGTCGCCAACAACAAGGGCCGTTCGCTCTACGTGCATCTTACCGGCCCGCGCGCCGGCAGATGGACGGATGCTGCGACCGGCCAATACGGCGACCTGCTCGACCTCTTGCGGGAGACATGTGGTCTGGTCGACTTCCGCGACGTTGCAGACGAAGCGCGGCAGTTCCTGAGCCTTGTCCAACCTGAACCGGCGCCGTCCCGCGGAGGCGATCCCCACGACTATCCGCCGATCGACAGACCGGCGGTAGAACGCGCAAGGCGCCTACTCCGCATGACGCAGCCACTCGCCGGCACGCTTGCCGACAGCTATCTGCGCCAACGCGCCATCCTGCGGGCATCCGCGCATCCGGCACTGCGGTTCCATCCGTCCTGCTATTATCGAGACCTCTTGACCGGCAGGACGACCAGCTATCCGGCGCTGATCGCCGCGGTGACTGATCCCTCCGGCGCGATCACCGGCGTGCATCGCACTTTTCTTGAAGCGTCTGGGCTCGACCCGAACGGAGTCGGAAAAGCGCGGGTCGATACTCCCCGCCGCGCACTTGGCCGCCTGCTCGGCAATGCCGTGCGTTTCCGCTTTCCCGCCGGTGGCTTCGTACCGGTCCTGACCGCCGGCGAGGGACTCGAAAGCATGTTGTCGCTCTCGCACGTGATGCCCGGCATGCCGGTGGTCTCGGCGCTGACGGCAAGTCACCTTGCCAGCTTTCGGCTCCCGGCCGGATGCGCGCGCCTCTACATCGCCGCCGACGCCGATGCCGCCGGCCGGCATGGCATCGAGGGATTGAGCCGCCGCGCGCAGTCGCTCGGGATCCTGCCGCTCGTGCTTGCCCCGGAGCTCGGCGACTTCAACGAGGACCTGCGCCGGCTCGGACCCGACCGGCTCACGGTGCATCTGAGAGCCCAGCTCGCGCCGGAAGACATCCAGTCCTTCCTGCCCACCTGA
- a CDS encoding plasmid pRiA4b ORF-3 family protein, with translation MFKAINAVQIHVSLDEIEPGVWRRLILPSHWNLEQLHLAIQAAFNWWNYHLHEFLIGGLRYGDVELLTEDAFDDDPRVFDFREVRLRDFEYGAVFSYVYDFGDSWRHSVVIEEFKALDITPKHGTCIDGGRARPPEDVGGVLGYERFLEIMSDNEDPEYAETKRWCGGHFDPEWFDLAIVDKDVRNALRPNVKRRLYQPKPKPSEPKTA, from the coding sequence ATGTTCAAAGCCATCAATGCAGTACAGATTCACGTTTCACTCGACGAGATCGAGCCGGGGGTCTGGCGTCGACTGATCTTGCCGTCGCACTGGAATCTTGAGCAACTGCATCTTGCCATTCAGGCCGCCTTCAACTGGTGGAACTATCACCTTCATGAATTCCTGATCGGCGGCTTGCGCTACGGCGACGTGGAGCTGTTGACCGAGGATGCCTTCGACGACGATCCTCGGGTCTTCGATTTTCGTGAGGTTCGCCTTCGCGACTTCGAGTACGGAGCCGTTTTTAGCTACGTTTATGACTTCGGCGATAGCTGGCGCCATTCTGTGGTAATCGAGGAATTCAAGGCCCTGGATATCACGCCCAAACACGGGACTTGCATCGATGGTGGGCGTGCCAGGCCACCCGAAGATGTCGGCGGCGTGCTCGGCTATGAGCGCTTTCTGGAAATCATGTCGGACAATGAGGACCCCGAATACGCCGAAACCAAACGGTGGTGTGGCGGGCATTTCGATCCAGAGTGGTTCGATCTCGCTATCGTGGACAAGGACGTGCGCAACGCATTGCGCCCGAACGTAAAGCGCCGGCTGTATCAGCCAAAGCCGAAGCCCAGCGAACCGAAGACAGCATAG